The following coding sequences are from one Triticum dicoccoides isolate Atlit2015 ecotype Zavitan chromosome 4A, WEW_v2.0, whole genome shotgun sequence window:
- the LOC119284696 gene encoding leucine-rich repeat extensin-like protein 5 codes for METLVISQQRSHHHHHHSGRRRKPSPHTSSPQPMRGYHAFNCRAFHSSISIGILPSPPPPPPPPAPRARTYSPEPKTPKQQLHNDKKRSRAIPITPSGSPPSRPELWAGPAYSNSPPPSSLPIPKFSLHQKRSVSLELPPADRPEHVEVLVHAKSAPSTPTAGSGFGFFGDNDTAIATENLRRILNLEITED; via the coding sequence ATGGAGACTCTGGTCATCTCGCAGCAGcgcagccaccaccaccaccaccactcaggTCGCCGGAGGAAGCCATCCCCGCACACCTCGTCGCCTCAGCCCATGCGTGGCTACCACGCCTTCAACTGCCGTGCCTTCCACTCCAGTATCAGCATAGGCATCCTGCCGTCCCCGCCCCCACCACCTCCCCCGCCTGCACCCCGGGCTCGGACCTACTCCCCGGAGCCCAAGACGCCCAAGCAGCAGCTGCACAATGACAAAAAGCGCAGCCGGGCGATCCCTATAACTCCATCAGGATCTCCTCCTTCCCGTCCTGAGCTTTGGGCTGGCCCGGCATACTCCAACTCGCCGCCACCCAGCTCGCTGCCGATTCCCAAGTTCTCGCTCCACCAGAAGCGCAGTGTATCACTTGAGTTGCCACCTGCTGATAGGCCAGAGCATGTGGAGGTGCTTGTGCATGCCAAGTCTGCACCTTCGACACCCACTGCTGGCTCAGGATTTGGCTTCTTTGGTGACAATGATACTGCCATTGCCACGGAGAATCTGAGGAGGAtccttaatttggaaatcaccGAGGACTGA